A stretch of the Corvus moneduloides isolate bCorMon1 chromosome 8, bCorMon1.pri, whole genome shotgun sequence genome encodes the following:
- the EIF3A gene encoding eukaryotic translation initiation factor 3 subunit A isoform X2: protein MPVYFQRPENALKRANEFLEVGKKQPALDVLYDVMKSKKHRTWQKIHEPIMLKYLELCVDLRKSHLAKEGLYQYKNICQQVNIKSLEDVVRAYLKLAEEKTEAAKEESQQMVLDIEDLDNIQTPESVLLSAVSGEDTQDRTDRLLLTPWVKFLWESYRQCLDLLRNNSRVERLYHDIAQQAFKFCLQYTRKAEFRKLCDNLRMHLGQIQRHHNQSTAINLNNPDSQSMHLETRLVQLDSAISMELWQEAFKAVEDIHGLFALSKKPPKPQLMANYYHKVSTVFWKSGNALFHASTLHRLYHLSREMRKNLTQEEMQRMSTRVLLATLSIPITPERTDIARLLDMDGIIVEKQRRLATLLGLQAPPTRASLINDMVRFNVVQYVVPEVKELYNWLEVDFHPLKLSARVSKVLNWVKDQAEKEPELQLYIPHLQNNTILRLLQQVAQIYQSIEFARLCTLVPFVDAFQLERCIVDAARHCDLQVRLDHTTRTLSFGSDLNYCTREDAPLGPQLQSMPSEQIRNQLTAMSSALAKALAVIKPPHLMQEKEEQHQLAVTAFLKNSRKEHQRILARRQTIEERKERLESLNIQREKEELEQREAELQKVRKAEEERLRQEAKEREKERILQEHEQIKKKTVRERLEQIKKTELGAKAFKDIDIEDLEELDPDFIMAKQVEQLEKEKKELQERLKNQEKKIDYFERAKRLEEIPLIKTAYEEQRVHDMELWEQQEEERITTLQLEREKALEHKSRLSRMLEDRDLFEARLKASRRTVYEDKLKQFQERLAEERRNRLEERKKQRKEERRITYYREKEEEEQRLREEQLLKEREEKERIEREKREQEQREYQERVKKLEELEKKKRQREMEIEERERRREEERRGLDDPFSRKESRWGDRESESSWRRGGEPESEWRRAPVERDWRRGDPRDDERPFRRGDDLPRRGDDLPRRGPADEKERPLESAEDRPPRREGDEDRPPRREGEEDRPPRRGLDEDRPPRRGLDDDRGSWRAADDDRPPRRALDDDRPPRRALDDDRPPRRALDDDRPLRRALDDDRPPRRALDDDRPLRRGLDDDRGSWRAADDDRGPRRGLDDDRPPRRALDEDRPPRRGLDDDRGSWRAADDDRGPRRGLDDDRGPRRGLDDDRMARRDDDRGPWRNADDDRLSRRDDDRGPWRGGEDSRPGPWRPFGKPGGWREREKAREDSWGPPRDSRPSGDREWDRDKDRDENEKEREFDRERDFDRDDRFRRPRDDGGWRRGPAEETSSWRDSSRREEWDRGGRDMRDRRGDDREPPLRRGPPLRSEREEPSSWRRADDRREERGEEREPVRRSAPAPAAPPASAPPAASKERERDGEKEKGSWKTEKEREPVRRTKNETDEEGWTTVRR from the exons aTGCCGGTGTACTTCCAGCGGCCCGAGAACGCCCTGAAGCGGGCGAACG AATTTCTTGAGGTTGGGAAAAAGCAGCCTGCCCTTGATGTTCTCTATGATGTTATGAAAAGTAAGAAACACCGAACATGGCAGAAAATCCACGAGCCAATTATGCTGAAGTACCTGGAACTCTGCGTGGATCTCCGCAAGAGTCACCTGGCAAAAGAAGGATTGTACCAGTACAAGAATATTTGCCAGCAG GTTAACATCAAATCTTTGGAGGATGTTGTTCGAGCCTATTTAAAAttagctgaagaaaaaacagaagcagctaAGGAAGAATCCCAGCAGATGGTACTGGACATAGAAGACTTGGATAACATTCAGACTCCAGAAAG TGTTCTTTTGAGTGCTGTAAGTGGAGAAGACACTCAGGATCGTACTGACCGCCTGCTTTTGACACCCTGGGTTAAATTTCTATGGGAATCCTATAGACAGTGTTTGGATCTTCTCCGAAATAATTCTCGAGTAGAACGCCTATACCATGACATTGCACAGCAAG CTTTCAAGTTCTGCCTGCAGTACACGCGGAAAGCGGAGTTCCGCAAGCTCTGCGATAACCTGCGGATGCACCTGGGGCAGATCCAGCGGCACCACAACCAAAGCACAGCCATCAACCTCAACAATCCTGACAGCCAGTCCATGCACCTGGAGACCAGGCTGGTGCAGCTGGACAGTGCTATCAGCATGGAGCTGTGGCAG gaagCTTTCAAAGCAGTGGAAGATATTCATGGACTGTTTGCACTGTCTAAGAAACCACCCAAACCACAGCTGATGGCAAATTACTATCACAAAGTTTCAACTGTCTTCTGGAAATCAGGAAATGCTCTTTTTCATGCATCCACCCTTCACCGCCTTTATCACTTATCAAGAGAAATGCGAAAGAATCTCACACAAGAGGAGATGCAGAG GATGTCCACTCGAGTCCTTTTGGCCACCCTGTCCATTCCCATAACTCCAGAGAGAACTGACATTGCTCGTCTCCTGGATATGGATGGAATCATCGTGGAGAAACAGCGGCGCCTGGCCacgctgctggggctgcaggccCCCCCTACCCGGGCCAGCCTCATCAATGACATG GTCAGGTTCAACGTAGTGCAATATGTTGTCCCAGAAGTGAAAGAACTTTACAATTGGCTTGAAGTAGACTTTCACCCGCTCAAGTTGAGTGCCCGTGTCAGCAAG GTTCTGAACTGGGTGAAGGACCAAGCTGAAAAGGAACCTGAATTGCAGCTGTACATTCCTCACCTGCAAAACAACACCATCCTTCGCCTTCTGCAGCAG GTGGCCCAGATTTATCAAAGCATTGAGTTTGCTCGTCTGTGTACCTTGGTTCCTTTTGTGGATGCTTTCCAGCTGGAGCGCTGTATTGTGGATGCAGCCAGGCATTGTGACTTACAA GTTCGCCTTGATCACACGACTCGGACACTGAGTTTTGGTTCAGATTTGAATTACTGTACTAGAGAGGATGCTCCACTGGgccctcagctgcagagcatGCCTTCTGAGCAGATCAGAAACCAGCTGACTGCCATGTCCTCAGCTCTGGCTAAGGCTCTTGCAGTCATTAAGCCTCCTCACTTAATG CAAGAGAAGGAAGAACAACATCAGCTGGCAGTCACTGCCTTCCTGAAAAATTCCAGGAAGGAGCATCAGCGTATCCTTGCGCGCCGTCAAACCatagaggagagaaaggagcGCCTGGAAAGTCTGAACATCCAGCGTgaaaaggaagagctggaacAACGGGAAGCAGAACTGCAAAAAGTCCGGAAAGCTGAGGAAGAGCGGCTGCGCCAGGAGgcaaaggagagggagaaggagcgGATCCTGCAGGAGCATGAGCAgatcaaaaagaaaactgttcGGGAGCGCTTGGAGCAGATTAAGAAGACTGAACTGGGAGCCAAAGCATTTAAAGATATTGATATTGAG GATCTTGAGGAATTGGATCCTGACTTTATTATGGCTAAACAAgtggaacagctggaaaaagaaaagaaggaactgCAGGAACGACTGAAGAATCAGGAGAAAAAG ATTGACTATTTTGAAAGAGCAAAACGCTtggaagaaattcctctgaTAAAGACTGCCTATGAGGAGCAAAGAGTGCATGATATGGAGCTATGGGAgcaacaggaagaagaaagg atcaccaccctgcagctggagcGTGAGAAAGCCCTTGAGCACAAGAGCAGACTCTCCAGGATGTTGGAGGATAGAGATTTATTTGAAGCCAGGCTCAAAGCATCACGGCGAACAGTTTATGAG GATAAACTCAAGCAGTTCCAGGAGCGGTTGGCAGAGGAGAGGCGGAACCGTCTGGAGGAGCGCAAGAAGCAGCGCAAAGAGGAGAGACGCATCACTTACtacagggagaaggaggaagaggagcaaagGCTAcgggaggagcagctgctcaaAG AGCGTGAGGAGAAAGAGCGCATCGAGCGCGAGAAACGCGAGCAGGAGCAGCGAGAGTACCAGGAGCGAGTCAAAAaactggaggagctggagaagaaaaaacgTCAAAGAGAAATGGAGATAGAGGAAAGAGAGCGCCGTcgagaagaagaaaggagaggtCTGGATGACCCATTTTCAAGGAAG GAATCTCGTTGGGGTGACAGGGAGTCTGAAAGCTCCTGGAGAAGAGGTGGTGAGCCGGAATCTGAGTGGCGTCGAGCACCAGTGGAGAG AGACTGGCGTCGAGGAGATCCCAGAGATGATGAAAGACCTTTCCGACGAGGGGACGATCTGCCTCGGCGAGGGGATGATCTGCCCCGGCGTGGTCCTGCAGATGAAAAGGAGCGTCCTCTGGAATCAGCAGAGGACAGGCCACCTCGACGGGAAGGGGATGAGGACAGGCCTCCAAGGCGAGAAGGGGAAGAGGACAGGCCCCCCAGACGTGGATTGGATGAGGACAGGCCGCCCCGGCGTGGTTTGGATGATGACAGAGGGAGCTGGCGAGCTGCAGATGACGACAG GCCTCCCAGACGTGCCCTGGATGACGACAGGCCTCCCAGACGTGCCCTGGATGACGACAGACCACCCAGACGTGCCCTGGATGACGACAGGCCTCTCAGACGTGCCCTGGATGACGACAGACCACCCAGACGTGCCCTGGATGATGACAGGCCCCTCCGGCGCGGCTTGGACGATGACAGAGGCAGCTGGCGCGCGGCAGATGACGACAGAGGGCCCCGGCGTGGGCTGGATGATGACCGGCCACCCCGCCGGGCTCTGGATGAGGACAGGCCCCCCAGGCGTGGGCTGGATGACGACAGGGGCAGCTGGCGGGCTGCAGATGATGACAGGGGGCCTCGGCGCGGGCTGGATGATGACAGAGGGCCTCGGCGTGGGCTGGATGACGACAGGATGGCCCGGCGGGATGACGACAGGGGACCCTGGCGGAATGCGGACGATGACAGGCTCTCCAGAAGAGATGATGACAGAGGCCCGTGGCGTGGGGGTGAAGACTCAAGGCCAGGTCCTTGGAGACCATTTGGTAAACCAG GGGGGTGGAGAGAACGAGAGAAGGCTCGTGAGGACAGCTGGGGCCCTCCCCGAGACTCCAGACCTTCAGGAGACCGCGAATGGGATCGAGACAAAGATCGGGATGAAAATGAGAAGGAGCGGGAATTTGACAGGGAGAGAGATTTTGATCGAGATGATCGTTTCAGGCGTCCCAG GGATGACGGCGGTTGGAGGAGAGGGCCAGCTGAGGAAACTTCCAGCTGGAGGGATTCAAGTCGTCGTGAGGAGTGGGACAGAGGTGGTCGTGACATGAGAGACCGACGTGGCGATGACAGGGAGCCGCCCCTCAGGAGAGGGCCACCCCTCCGATCTGAGCGGGAAGAGC CGAGCTCGTGGCGACGCGCTGATGACAGGAGGGAAGAGCGCGGGGAGGAACGGGAACCGGTGCGGCGgtcagcccctgctcctgctgctcctccagcttctgctcccccagcagcatCCAAAGAGCGGGaaagggatggggagaaggagaaaggatcctggaaaacagagaaggagCGTGAGCCCGTACGCCGCACTAAAAACGAGACAGATGAGGAAGGGTGGACCACTGTACGACGTTAA